Proteins encoded within one genomic window of Psilocybe cubensis strain MGC-MH-2018 chromosome 2, whole genome shotgun sequence:
- a CDS encoding Strobilurin A biosynthesis cluster protein l1 — protein sequence MPATITINWRAVKRITLFLVCVTLPVLYYLYYTFKPPVALYAELFDAELKASKTVAETRGKDRYVKFKQLQGAGFNNQAQEILLYHHLALQTSRTYVYQPLIWRPRGEKATVPLSAFLLGVTENSISEAVFEQVCPPGEVVHVNLRVDYADQWFHAKDILNRKDRCVVVDDWLFNWNFLASTGLRVVWSSFQTYLADHFKWSEHVLDIVNRTEANLGLRPNSSASADGEPYMAIHLRRGDFEDHCSYLAETRQGFTTWATLPLIQQTIYSPTLDTYNATSVMAHCYPSLYRILDVISDQARKKPHLRRLHVLHDGSWDHPLVYLQFYKLAEALKSAEWAKRHGWEGGPMLRVTQSSDAPIYAGERDWTVCVDVELARRAEVFIGNGYSSLSTQVIALRLADGGNIQDITLV from the exons ATGCCAGCCACCATAACTATTAACTGGCGGGCTGTCAAGCGCATCACTCTCTTTCTCGTTTGTGTAACATTACCTGTGCTCTACTATCTTTATTATACTTTCAAACCTCCTGTCGCACTATACGCCGAGCTCTTTGATGCAGAACTCAAAGCCTCGAAAACGGTAGCTGAAACTCGAGGGAAGGACAGATATGTAAAATTTAAACAACTTCAAGGCGCAGGGTTTAATAACCAG GCCCAAGAAATATTGTTGTACCACCACCTTGCTTTGCAGACCTCCAGAACATATGTTTACCAACCTCTTATATGGCGTCCACGAGGAGAGAAAGCCACTGTACCACTCTCAGCTTTCCTACTTGGTGTGACGGAGAACAGCATCAGCGAAGCTGTTTTTGAGCAAGTTTGTCCCCCAGGCGAGGTTGTTCATGTCAATCTGAGGGTTGACTACGCAGACCAATGGTTTCATGCCAAAGATATTCTGAACCGCAAAGACAGATGCGTTGTGGTTGACGACTGGCTTTTCAATTGGAA cttcctGGCGTCCACAGGTCTGCGAGTAGTATGGTCCTCATTTCAAACATATCTGGCCGATCATTTCAAGTGGTCGGAACACGTCTTGGATATAGTCAACAGGACGGAAGCCAACCTTGGCCTCAGACCAAATTCCAGCGCTTCAGCGGACGGGGAACCTTATATGGCAATCCATCTTCGACGAGGGGATTTTGAAGACCATTGTTCCTATCTTGCTGAAACTAGACAAGGCTTCACGACGTGGGCAACCCTTCCTCTTATCCAACAGACCATTTATTCTCCGACCCTGGATACATACAATGCCACGTCGGTCATGGCGCATTGTTACCCCAGCCTATACCGCATACTAGACGTCATATCGGACCAGGCACGCAAGAAGCCGCACTTGCGAAGATTGCATGTCCTGCACGACGGCTCTTGGGACCACCCGCTGGTTTATCTCCAGTTCTACAAACTTGCTGAAGCGCTGAAGAGCGCAGAGTGGGCCAAAAGGCATGGCTGGGAAGGCGGTCCGATGTTACGAGTTACGCAGAGCTCAGATGCGCCTATATACGCAGGCGAGAGGGACTGGACTGTATGCGTGGACGTCGAACTCGCTCGGCGCGCGGAAGTGTTTATTGGTAATGGCTATTCGAGTCTAAGCACCCAAGTTATTGCGCTACGATTGGCGGACGGTGGAAATATACAGGATATTACATTGGTCTAA
- a CDS encoding Cell division control protein 6-like protein (Cell division control protein 6 homolog), translating to MQTRSTVLGKRGHQDSTPVPSVKACEQLQTPDRTPNPKRARTNGNVLDDDGNKENIPPLKVSPGSVDSSPRAARALRRNATETAVTPTRNRPAIRRNASLSSMPPTTPSVEILNLAISTPPPTPPTNLLPVHARARALLRATYNNAQHEIAGRVTERKAIVDFLAPFIENRPTDDAENASSMFISGSPGSGKTALVNAIIRQLSSENNAAVNVVFINCVALKGVDALWERMIEDLNAGIKRKPAAKKAKGREGVMSILNTLSSKCILILDELDHITPNAHCLASIFTLTDALSSQLRLIAIANTHTLTSSSTNGLVFGSNVRTIHFAPYTPNQLQEILQSRLAPLSDEDSSPESLAAAKKLLPAPTLMLLTKKIASLTGDVRSLFEVLRGAIDLGVAASKKSLSEENILSTPSIAVTPQHVLAALKAYTPASRTTQASGASSATSMTSSNSETVTKIRNLGLQARLVLLAILLASKRLEAGLPLLPSASPPRKSSASPMKRTTSLPNPSPVSPGVETSALHAYYTTVLSRTESGIFDAVSRSEFGDLLGILEGVGIATLSSSLGTSSVTSSPTKGRKGFSRSASFGAGLSRNGAGTVGEVRLAEGLWSDEVLRGLGVTGAIDADAREEEVRGIWEREKARLARDVKAMASASTNAHLNTFAGAFEDC from the exons ATGCAGACACGGAGCACCGTCCTTGGGAAGAGAGGCCATCAGGACTCGACACCTGTGCCTTCAGTTAAGGCATGTGAACAGCTTCAGACCCCCGACCGTACCCCAAATCCAAAGCGTGCTCGCACTAATGGAAACGTCCTGGATGACGACGGGAACAAAGAGAACATACCGCCACTCAAGGTTTCGCCCGGGAGCGTTGATAGCTCCCCCAGGGCGGCCAGAGCCCTAAGGAGGAACGCGACAGAAACTGCGGTCACACCCACTCGTAATCGCCCAG CCATTCGACGAAATGCATCGCTGTCATCAATGCCACCGACGACGCCATCAGTCGAAATTTTAAATCTGGCAATTTCAACTCCACCACCAACTCCGCCAACCAATCTCCTTCCTGTCCatgctcgcgctcgcgcgtTACTCCGCGCGACATACAATAATGCTCAACATGAAATTGCCGGTCGTGTCACAGAGCGCAAGGCGATTGTCGATTTCCTCGCGCCATTTATCGAAAACCGACCAACAGACGATGCTGAGAATGCATCGAGCATGTTCATCTCAGGCTCTCCTGGTTCTGGCAAAACTGCATTGGTTAATGCCATTATCCGCCAGCTTTCTAGCGAAAACAACGCGGCTGTCAATGTCGTCTTCATTAATTGCGTGGCACTAAAGGGCGTTGATGCTCTATGGGAACGCATGATTGAAGATCTCAACGCAGGCATCAAACGAAAACCTGCCGCAAAGAAGGCGAAAGGCCGAGAGGGTGTCATGTCCATCTTGAATACCTTGAGTTCCAAATG CATTCTCATCCTCGATGAGCTCGATCATATTACTCCGAATGCACATTGCTTAGCGTCGATCTTCACTCTCACCGACGCTCTTTCATCTCAACTCCGTCTCATTGCCATTGCAAACACTCATACTCTGACTTCATCGTCTACCAATGGGCTTGTTTTCGGATCCAACGTTCGAACCATCCATTTCGCCCCCTACACTCCAAACCAGCTACAAGAGATTCTCCAATCACGGTTGGCTCCTCTTTCCGATGAAGATTCTTCGCCGGAGTCGCTGGCGGCAGCCAAGAAACTCCTCCCAGCACCGACCCTGATGTTGCTGACGAAGAAGATCGCCTCTCTTACAGGTGATGTTAGAAGCCTCTTCGAAGTTTTACGCGGCGCCATCGACCTCGGAGTTGCAGCCTCTAAAAAATCTCTTTCGGAAGAGAATATTTTATCCACGCCCTCCATTGCTGTTACCCCACAACATGTATTGGCTGCCCTGAAAGCCTACACACCCGCGTCCAGAACAACTCAAGCCTCCGGCGCATCTTCCGCGACATCTATGACGTCATCGAACAGTGAGACTGTCACCAAAATCCGTAACCTTGGTCTTCAAGCTCGTTTGGTTCTTCTGGCCATTTTACTTGCCTCCAAGCGCCTGGAAGCCGGCCTTCCTCTTTTGCCATCGGCATCCCCCCCCAGAAAGTCCTCCGCCTCTCCTATGAAGAGAACCACTTCCCTTCCCAACCCATCTCCAGTCAGCCCTGGCGTGGAGACTAGCGCCCTTCATGCTTACTACACTACTGTTCTGTCTCGCACCGAAAGCGGCATTTTCGACGCTGTCTCCCGAAGCGAATTTGGCGACTTGCTTGGCATTTTGGAAGGTGTCGGTATTGCTACACTGTCATCTTCGCTTGGTACCTCTTCCGTCACTTCTAGTCCAACGAAAGGCAGGAAAGGGTTCAGTCGCTCGGCCTCTTTCGGTGCTGGTCTGAGCAGGAACGGCGCCGGTACTGTTGGCGAAGTGCGCCTTGCTGAAGGTTTGTGGAGTGATGAAGTGCTCCGTGGATTGGGTGTGACTGGAGCCATTGACGCCGACGCTCGCGAAGAGGAGGTTCGCGGTATTTGGGAACGCGAAAAAGCCCGTCTTGCGAGGGATGTCAAAGCCATGGCGTCGGCCTCCACCAATGCCCATCTCAACACCTTTGCTGGTGCTTTCGAGGATTGTTAA